A genomic segment from Nicotiana tabacum cultivar K326 chromosome 7, ASM71507v2, whole genome shotgun sequence encodes:
- the LOC142162198 gene encoding uncharacterized protein LOC142162198, which yields MDALREMPDYAKMMKDLMSRKFDFQNLSTVTLTQTCSVIVTKPVAQKMSDPSSFTILCTIGSYAFAKALYDLGASINFMPLVVYTKLGIGRARPTLMLLKLADRRVKRPTRIRVPCNFVILDCHVDEEIPIILGRSFLATGRALIDCETRELKMRLNDEEVIFNVQQSMRRPSEYANSSLVEVVDVILQEDDVTLTAKYLLEGCLTNLEEMDGEGLA from the coding sequence ATGGATGCCTTGAGGGAGATGCCAGATTATGCGAAGATGATGAAAGATCTAATGTCACGGAAGTTTGATTTTCAGAACCTATCCACAGTGACTCTGACGCAGACCTGCAGTGTAATAGTGACCAAACCGGTGGCTCAAAAGATGTCAGACCCAAGTAGCTTCACTATTCTATGCACGATTGGGAGTTATGCCTTTGCAAAGGCATTATATGATTTGGGAGCCAGCATAAATTTTATGCCTCTGGTTGTATACACCAAACTgggcattggcagagctagaccgACTTTGATGCTGCTGAAGCTAGCTGACCGTAGGGTAAAAAGGCCTACTAGGATTCGTGTTCCCTGCAACTttgttattctggattgtcatgtaGATGAGGAGATACCTATCATTTTAGGTCGGTCATTtttggccactgggagagcacTGATCGATTGTGagactagggaattaaaaatgagACTGAACGATGAAGAAGTCATATTCAATGTTCAACAATCTATGAGGAGACCCAGTGAATATGCTAATTCCTCTCTAGTGGAGGTAGTGGATGTGATCCTGCAAGAAGATGATGTGACCCTGACTGCTAAATATCTATTAGAGGGATGTCTGAcaaatttagaagagatggatggtGAAGGGTTAGCTTAG